In Bombus huntii isolate Logan2020A chromosome 3, iyBomHunt1.1, whole genome shotgun sequence, a single genomic region encodes these proteins:
- the LOC126863945 gene encoding RUN domain-containing protein 1, with protein sequence MSSSEYKGSENEDIENSDESDRPSGERWAPVGANDGDNDFADEYKYVDNMENLSYDMERLKVLEEEQEMLNSSLIALTTHFAQVQFRLRQIVDAPANEKETLLKELEEFAFRGIPDVPNNLSLDSRSITPTSPMSCKQSISGVINDVDVESKMALQRTKQKELICQLKSQLEDLEKYAYETGNADLPQSMILERQSIIINHLKEKLNFNVDDLCKLPVDDLRWQVDYAISQIVSPLKMKEQLVSQLKTQIADLERFINYLQGEVNTETLACTCACPVHTSGSAGSTSYAKKSFNRKTEEESRTKTLNTVKKVVALLHMFIVSQLGCGSERVRRNFKKSSVHNWRDLRTRLDFAVEHVIETIAETERHPEDDDIANENDYASDSDSMSHCNARVTSAVRKHLATSIRDLIQHGLMSDARSNSVVPFVGCFPQRNSSASNLMHAWELVLKYYEIKNGHRYNSSPAQKLSQSFNLDLAGGRVVSSKQSLLTTIGNIIASHNPYKRSYDSHFKAFVCASLNANKLVVWLKLILQCQYLLENHYTSWSYVVKTGFQDAFHTLDRLTNYKFDLPVDLAVRQFQNIKDAF encoded by the exons atgagTTCTAGCGAATATAAGGGTAGCGAGAATGAAGATATCGAAAATTCAGATGAAAGTGATAGGCCATCAGGCGAGAGATGGGCGCCTGTTGGAGCAAATGATGGTGATAATGACTTTGCCgatgaatataaatatgttgATAACATGGAGAA CTTATCATACGATATGGAGAGGCTAAAAGTGCTTGAGGAAGAACAGGAGATGTTAAATTCATCTCTTATAGCATTGACTACCCACTTTGCTCAG GTTCAATTTCGTTTAAGACAAATTGTGGATGCACCtgcaaatgaaaaagaaacgttGCTCAAAGAGTTAGAAGAGTTTGCTTTTAGAGGAATACCAGATGTTCCAAATAACTTATCACTTGATAGTAGATCAATCACACCAACTTCTCCAATGTCCTGCAAGCAAAGC atATCTGGCGTAATAAATGATGTTGATGTTGAATCTAAAATGGCATTACAAAgaacaaaacaaaaagaatTAATATGTCAACTAAAATCTCAGTTAGAAGACTTAGAAAAATATGCTTATGAAACTGGTAATGCAGATTTACCACAAAGTATGATATTAGAGAGGCAGAGTATTATAATCA ACCATCTAAAAGAAAAGTTAAATTTCAATGTTGATGATCTTTGTAAATTACCAGTTGATGACTTAAGATGGCAAGTAGATTATGCTATAAGTCAg aTTGTCAGCCCTTTGAAAATGAAGGAGCAATTAGTATCTCAATTAAAAACACAAATTGCGGATTTAGAgcgttttataaattatcttcAAGGAGAAGTCAATACAGAAACTTTAGCTTGCACCTGTGCATGTCCAGTACATACCAGTGGTTCTGCTGGTTCTACTTCATATGCTAAAAAATCGTTTAACAGAAAAACAGAGGAGGAAAGTAGAACAAAGACTCTGAATACTGTTAAGAAAGTTGTAGCCCTGTTGCATATGTTTATAGTGTCTCAATTAGGATGTGGTAGTGAAAGAGTTCgaagaaattttaagaaaagtTCTGTACATAATTGGCGCGATTTAAGAACAAGATTAGATTTTGCAGTTGAACATGTTATAGAGACCATTGCCGAAACTGAACGTCACCCGGAAGATGACGATATCGCTAATGAAAACGATTACGCCTCGGATTCAGATTCTATGTCACATTGCAATGCCAGAGTAACATCCGCTGTAAGGAAGCATCTAGCAACTTCCATACGTGATTTAATACAACACGGTTTAATGTCTGATGCACGTTCTAACAGTGTAGTACCATTTGTGGGATGTTTTCCCCAAAGAAACTCTTCTGCTTCTAATTTAATGCATGCATGGGAATTAGTATTGAAgtattatgaaattaaaaacgGCCATCGTTACAATTCCAGTCCGGCACAAAAATTATCCCAAAGTTTTAATCTTGATTTAGCAGGTGGAAGAGTTGTTTCTTCTAAACAG AGTTTATTAACAACAATTGGGAATATCATTGCATCACATAATCCATACAAAAGGAGTTACGATTCTCATTTTAAGGCATTTGTATGTGCATCCCTTAA TGCTAACAAACTTGTCGTTTGGTTAAAACTTATTTTGCAATGTCAATATCTTCTTGAAAATCATTATACCTCGTGGAGTTATGTTGTAAAAACag GTTTTCAAGATGCATTTCACACTCTTGATCGtcttacaaattataaatttgacCTACCAGTTGATCTAGCGGTAAGACAATTTCAGAATATAAAAGACGCATTTTGA